Proteins co-encoded in one Kutzneria chonburiensis genomic window:
- a CDS encoding SOS response-associated peptidase: MCGRYASAQTDAELAKAFEVVDVIGDEPEPSWNVAPTQPVRVVLERAPKDEPEADAARLLRSVRWGLVPSWAKDVKIGSKMINARVETLLAKPAFKSAARRRRCVIPADGYFEWMKIDNRKVPFFLHAADGEPLAMAGLYELRPDPDLPEDHPDRWLWTCTVITTTAADTLGHIHDRSPLLIPSGDLLDAWLDPKLADADDVQTLINSLPEPHLEPYEVSTAVNSVRNNGPHLVEPVAV; encoded by the coding sequence ATGTGCGGTCGATACGCCAGTGCCCAGACCGACGCCGAGCTGGCCAAGGCGTTCGAGGTCGTCGATGTGATCGGCGACGAGCCGGAGCCGTCGTGGAATGTGGCGCCGACGCAGCCGGTGCGGGTGGTGCTGGAGCGTGCTCCCAAGGACGAGCCCGAGGCCGACGCCGCGCGGCTGCTGCGGTCGGTGCGGTGGGGCCTGGTGCCGTCGTGGGCCAAGGACGTCAAGATCGGCAGCAAGATGATCAACGCCAGGGTGGAGACGCTGCTGGCCAAGCCGGCCTTCAAGTCGGCGGCCCGGCGGCGTCGCTGCGTGATCCCGGCCGACGGCTACTTCGAGTGGATGAAGATCGACAACCGCAAGGTGCCGTTCTTCCTGCACGCCGCCGACGGGGAACCGCTGGCCATGGCCGGCCTGTACGAGCTGCGGCCCGACCCGGACCTGCCCGAGGACCATCCGGACCGGTGGCTGTGGACGTGCACAGTGATCACCACGACGGCCGCCGACACCCTCGGCCACATCCACGACCGCAGCCCGCTGCTCATCCCGTCCGGCGACCTGCTCGACGCCTGGCTCGACCCGAAGCTGGCCGACGCCGACGACGTGCAGACGCTGATCAACAGCCTGCCCGAGCCGCACCTTGAGCCCTACGAGGTGTCCACAGCCGTCAACAGCGTCCGCAACAACGGGCCCCACCTGGTCGAGCCGGTGGCGGTCTGA
- a CDS encoding Ppx/GppA phosphatase family protein — translation MLDIGSNSAQLQVVDIVAGGPPLPAYAVKEPTLLAESFTPDGAIDPAGVRRAVGAVDRAVAEARRLDVDQLYVFATSAIRDAANRDEVVARIEDGTGVRPQFLSGEDEARLTYLAVRRWYGWSAGRLLVLDIGGGSMEIVHGTGLLPDLVVSLPLGAGRLTRRFLPDDPPTAKQLRRLRRHVQDEIGEIADRMAWEGVPNQVVATSKTFKQLARLAGAPPQRHGPFVRRCLTVDDVARWVPRLARIPMAERADLRGVSRSRARQVVAGAMVAHAAMSQFKVPSVEVCPWALREGVVLCHAVWDARGFLPLQPVSLAEQPWRYDIPRQLVAGA, via the coding sequence GTGCTGGACATCGGGTCGAACTCGGCGCAGCTGCAGGTGGTGGACATCGTGGCCGGCGGCCCGCCGCTGCCGGCGTACGCGGTGAAGGAGCCCACTCTGCTGGCCGAGTCGTTCACCCCGGACGGCGCCATCGACCCGGCCGGTGTCAGACGCGCGGTCGGCGCGGTGGACAGAGCCGTGGCCGAGGCCCGGCGGCTGGACGTCGACCAGCTCTACGTGTTCGCCACGTCGGCGATCCGCGACGCCGCCAACCGGGACGAGGTCGTCGCCCGCATCGAGGACGGGACCGGTGTCCGGCCGCAGTTCCTCAGCGGCGAGGACGAGGCCCGCCTCACCTATCTCGCCGTCCGCCGCTGGTACGGCTGGTCGGCCGGGCGGCTGCTGGTGCTGGACATCGGCGGCGGCTCGATGGAAATCGTGCACGGCACCGGGTTGCTGCCCGACCTCGTGGTGTCGTTGCCGCTCGGCGCCGGCCGGCTGACCCGCCGGTTCCTGCCCGACGACCCGCCGACGGCCAAGCAGCTGCGTCGGCTGCGCCGCCACGTCCAGGACGAGATCGGCGAGATCGCCGACCGGATGGCCTGGGAAGGCGTGCCCAACCAGGTCGTCGCCACGTCGAAGACGTTCAAGCAGCTGGCCCGGCTGGCCGGTGCCCCGCCGCAGCGGCACGGCCCGTTCGTGCGGCGCTGCCTTACCGTGGACGACGTCGCACGTTGGGTGCCGCGTCTGGCCCGCATTCCGATGGCCGAACGCGCGGACCTCCGTGGCGTGTCACGATCCCGCGCTCGGCAGGTCGTGGCCGGCGCGATGGTGGCGCACGCCGCGATGAGCCAGTTCAAGGTGCCGTCGGTGGAGGTGTGCCCGTGGGCGCTGCGCGAGGGCGTGGTGCTGTGCCACGCCGTGTGGGACGCGCGTGGTTTCCTTCCGCTGCAACCCGTCTCGCTGGCCGAGCAGCCCTGGCGCTACGACATCCCGCGCCAGCTGGTGGCCGGCGCCTGA
- a CDS encoding putative quinol monooxygenase, whose translation MDVNHGFHATMTARPGRGDEVIRLLLDAPALPHPDCVVFLVSRSVEDPDTVTVTEGWTSREAHSRFFASEQAKALVAALEPLLHGESRYTDEVPVGGKAVF comes from the coding sequence ATGGACGTCAACCACGGTTTTCACGCCACGATGACCGCCCGACCCGGCCGGGGCGACGAGGTGATCCGGCTCCTGCTCGACGCGCCGGCGCTGCCGCACCCCGACTGCGTGGTGTTCCTGGTCAGCCGCTCGGTCGAGGACCCCGACACCGTCACCGTCACGGAGGGCTGGACGAGCCGCGAGGCGCACTCCCGGTTCTTCGCTTCGGAGCAGGCCAAGGCCTTGGTCGCCGCCCTGGAACCGTTGCTGCACGGGGAATCCCGGTACACCGACGAGGTTCCCGTCGGCGGCAAGGCGGTGTTCTGA
- a CDS encoding STAS domain-containing protein — MSTERIGSIAVLHLFGELDLATVDLVEREVTAATADVSALVIDLDGLTFLASTGLSLLARLSQRATEDGFGLRIVASRRQALRPLQITALDSLLTIDSTVDAALVALPRRAG, encoded by the coding sequence GTGAGTACGGAACGTATCGGCTCCATTGCCGTGCTGCACCTCTTCGGCGAGCTGGATCTCGCCACCGTCGACCTGGTCGAGCGGGAGGTCACCGCGGCCACCGCGGACGTCTCGGCGCTCGTGATCGACCTCGACGGCCTGACCTTCCTGGCGTCGACCGGCCTGAGCCTGCTCGCGCGGCTGTCCCAGCGGGCCACCGAGGACGGCTTCGGCCTGCGGATCGTCGCCTCACGGCGGCAGGCCCTGCGGCCGTTGCAGATCACCGCACTGGACAGCCTGCTCACCATCGACAGCACCGTGGACGCGGCGCTGGTGGCCTTGCCGCGACGGGCCGGCTGA